Proteins from a genomic interval of Streptomyces sp. SID8374:
- a CDS encoding DUF4383 domain-containing protein → MKLSDELPVDHRLATVYRIGAGLCGVILLVFGILGFTNQLGFFDTSGSQVAGLSTNGLLSLISVVVGSVLIAGAAIGGNVASMVNMTVGSLFLLSGFVHIFILDKGANILDFGMSNVIFSFVMGLLILTFGMYGRVTGGLPHDNPYWRGRHPEQAAREDAARRGATAAGPPRVTGGGAGQTWR, encoded by the coding sequence ATGAAACTGAGCGACGAACTCCCCGTGGACCACCGGCTCGCGACCGTGTACCGGATCGGAGCGGGGCTCTGCGGAGTCATCCTTCTGGTCTTCGGCATCCTCGGCTTCACCAACCAGCTCGGCTTCTTCGACACCAGCGGCTCCCAGGTGGCCGGGCTCTCCACCAACGGCCTGCTGAGCCTGATCTCCGTCGTCGTCGGTTCGGTGCTCATCGCCGGGGCGGCGATCGGCGGGAACGTCGCGTCGATGGTGAACATGACGGTCGGTTCACTCTTCCTGCTGAGCGGGTTCGTCCACATCTTCATCCTGGACAAGGGCGCCAACATCCTGGACTTCGGCATGTCCAACGTGATCTTCAGCTTCGTGATGGGGCTGCTGATCCTGACGTTCGGGATGTACGGCCGGGTCACCGGCGGGCTGCCGCACGACAATCCGTACTGGCGCGGCAGGCACCCCGAGCAGGCCGCCCGTGAGGACGCGGCCCGCCGGGGTGCGACGGCTGCCGGACCGCCCCGGGTCACCGGGGGCGGCGCCGGTCAGA
- a CDS encoding sigma-70 family RNA polymerase sigma factor: MTALLSPVGTVAALPAPAGNRHEDRAGNPSDDRVESERLAAGFVRGDEDSFALVYRRWGALVYSLAARSLGDAREAEDVAQQTFLAAWRGRHGYHAVRGPLPGWLVGIARRKIADAHAARSRRTELAAAHAAREGSGAPGTAERPEAALDRVLVTQELRKLPPVQRHILCLAFFDDLTHVQIAERTGLPLGTVKSHARRAILRIRRSVAEGCPDGVA, encoded by the coding sequence ATGACGGCACTCCTGAGCCCGGTCGGCACGGTGGCCGCGCTGCCCGCCCCGGCCGGGAACCGGCACGAGGACCGGGCCGGGAATCCGTCCGACGACCGGGTGGAGTCGGAACGGCTGGCCGCCGGCTTCGTACGCGGCGACGAGGACAGCTTCGCGCTGGTGTACCGCCGCTGGGGTGCCCTGGTGTACTCGCTGGCCGCCCGGTCCCTGGGGGATGCCCGGGAGGCCGAGGACGTGGCGCAGCAGACCTTCCTCGCCGCGTGGCGCGGCCGCCACGGCTACCACGCGGTGCGCGGCCCCCTTCCGGGCTGGCTGGTCGGCATCGCCCGCCGCAAGATCGCCGACGCGCATGCGGCCCGTTCCCGGCGTACGGAGCTGGCCGCCGCCCACGCGGCGCGCGAGGGGTCCGGCGCCCCCGGAACGGCCGAGCGGCCGGAGGCGGCGCTGGACCGTGTGCTCGTGACGCAGGAGCTGCGCAAGCTGCCCCCGGTCCAGCGGCACATCCTCTGCCTGGCGTTCTTCGACGACCTCACCCATGTCCAGATCGCCGAGCGGACCGGCCTGCCGCTGGGCACAGTGAAGAGTCACGCCCGGCGCGCGATATTGCGCATCCGGCGCTCCGTCGCGGAGGGCTGTCCCGACGGAGTGGCGTGA
- a CDS encoding MerR family transcriptional regulator — translation MDDAVSTLTRDPAVGGLTTGAVARLLGVAPTTLRSWDRRYGIGPASREGGRHRRWTAADIRLLECMCGLTNAGLPPAEAARAALASASQEAPARPEEHKSGSEQETRDGRNPRGERKSPDGHPASRAPGALPIGRARRECRGLARAAVRLDAQAMDELLAEAIDRHGLLAAWESVIMPTLHAVGRKWETAGERYVEVEHLLSWHVSSALRRAASQRAPAAGSGVSLLACTPGESHTLALEALAAGLAQQGLPVRMFGAALPVEAMEEAVRRTGPAAVVLWAQSRSTASRALVARVESIEWGVRGARRRPVVLAAGPGWAGQLPPGARHPSGLAEALDALAAISRR, via the coding sequence ATGGACGATGCGGTCTCCACGCTCACCAGAGACCCCGCCGTCGGTGGCCTGACCACCGGGGCGGTGGCCCGGCTGCTGGGGGTGGCGCCGACGACGCTGCGCTCGTGGGACCGCCGTTACGGAATCGGCCCGGCCTCCCGCGAGGGCGGCCGCCACCGGCGGTGGACGGCGGCCGACATTCGGCTGCTGGAGTGCATGTGCGGCCTGACGAACGCGGGACTGCCCCCGGCCGAAGCCGCCCGCGCGGCCCTGGCGAGCGCCTCCCAGGAGGCCCCCGCACGACCGGAAGAGCACAAGAGCGGTAGCGAGCAGGAGACCCGCGACGGGCGGAACCCCCGAGGCGAGCGGAAGAGCCCCGACGGGCACCCCGCCTCCCGCGCCCCCGGGGCGCTCCCGATCGGCCGGGCCCGCCGGGAGTGCCGAGGCCTCGCCAGGGCGGCCGTCCGCCTCGACGCGCAGGCCATGGACGAACTGCTGGCCGAGGCGATCGACCGGCACGGGCTGCTCGCCGCCTGGGAGTCGGTCATCATGCCGACGCTGCACGCCGTCGGCCGTAAATGGGAGACGGCGGGGGAGCGGTACGTCGAGGTCGAACACCTCCTGTCCTGGCACGTCTCCAGCGCACTGCGCAGGGCCGCGTCGCAGCGCGCGCCCGCGGCCGGCTCCGGGGTCTCGCTCCTGGCCTGCACCCCGGGCGAGAGTCATACGCTGGCCCTGGAGGCGCTCGCCGCCGGACTGGCCCAACAGGGGCTGCCGGTAAGGATGTTCGGCGCGGCCCTGCCGGTGGAGGCGATGGAGGAGGCGGTACGGCGAACCGGGCCCGCCGCCGTCGTGCTCTGGGCCCAGTCCCGGTCCACCGCGAGCCGTGCGCTGGTGGCGCGGGTGGAATCCATCGAGTGGGGCGTACGGGGCGCCCGCCGGCGGCCGGTCGTGCTGGCCGCCGGACCGGGCTGGGCCGGGCAGCTGCCGCCCGGTGCCCGCCATCCGTCCGGTCTCGCCGAGGCGTTGGACGCCCTCGCGGCCATCAGCCGCCGCTGA
- a CDS encoding cysteine desulfurase-like protein, with product MSYDISTVRAQFPALRAGTAHFDGPGGTQTPAPVIAAFTEALSRPLSIRGATLPGEVHAETIVGEFRQALADLLGADPGGIVHGRGSTQLTYDISRVLSRSWAPGDEVVVSRLDHDANIRPWVQAAERAGAVVRWAEFDPATGELPTEAVGSLLTERTRLVAVTGASNLIGTRPDVTAIGELVHRAGALFHVDGVHLTAHDFVDVERLGADFFVCSPYKFFGPHHGVLAARPELLESLRPDKLVPSSDAVPERFELGTLPYESLAATRAAVDFIADLGSGDAAGGRRERLRSAYAAIEAHETALLEVAEKALGELGGVTVHSRAAERTPTLLLTFEGRDASDAYRFLARSGVHAPAGSFYALEASRHLGLGDAGGLRVGLSPYNDTDDVERLLTGLADFLR from the coding sequence TTGAGTTACGACATCAGCACGGTGCGCGCGCAGTTTCCCGCCCTCCGGGCCGGTACGGCCCACTTCGACGGCCCCGGCGGCACACAGACCCCGGCGCCCGTCATCGCGGCCTTCACCGAGGCGCTGAGCCGGCCGCTGTCGATCCGGGGCGCCACGCTGCCCGGGGAGGTGCACGCGGAGACGATCGTCGGCGAGTTCAGACAGGCGCTGGCCGATCTGCTGGGGGCGGACCCGGGCGGGATCGTCCACGGACGCGGCTCCACCCAGCTCACGTACGACATCTCCCGCGTCCTGTCGAGGAGTTGGGCGCCGGGCGACGAGGTGGTGGTCAGCCGGCTGGACCACGACGCCAACATCCGCCCGTGGGTGCAGGCGGCCGAGCGGGCCGGCGCGGTGGTGCGGTGGGCGGAGTTCGACCCGGCCACCGGTGAGCTGCCCACGGAGGCCGTCGGCTCACTGCTGACCGAGCGGACCCGGCTGGTCGCGGTGACCGGGGCCTCCAACCTGATCGGCACCCGCCCCGATGTCACCGCGATCGGTGAGCTGGTCCACCGGGCCGGTGCCCTGTTCCACGTCGACGGGGTGCACCTGACGGCGCACGACTTCGTGGATGTGGAACGTCTCGGCGCCGACTTCTTCGTCTGCTCGCCGTACAAGTTCTTCGGCCCCCACCACGGTGTGCTCGCCGCCCGCCCGGAGCTGCTGGAGTCCCTGCGGCCCGACAAGCTGGTGCCGTCCAGCGACGCCGTCCCCGAGCGCTTCGAACTCGGCACCCTCCCCTACGAGTCGCTGGCGGCCACCCGCGCGGCCGTCGACTTCATCGCGGACCTGGGTTCCGGCGACGCGGCGGGCGGGCGGCGGGAGCGGCTGCGGTCCGCGTACGCGGCGATCGAGGCCCACGAGACCGCCCTGCTGGAGGTGGCCGAGAAGGCGCTCGGCGAGCTCGGCGGGGTGACGGTGCACTCCCGGGCGGCCGAGCGGACGCCCACGCTGCTGCTCACCTTCGAGGGCCGGGACGCCTCCGACGCGTACCGCTTCCTCGCCCGTTCCGGCGTCCACGCCCCGGCCGGTTCCTTCTACGCCCTGGAAGCCTCCCGCCACTTGGGCCTCGGCGACGCGGGCGGCCTGCGCGTGGGGCTGTCCCCGTACAACGACACGGACGATGTGGAGCGGCTGCTGACGGGGCTGGCGGACTTCCTGCGCTGA
- a CDS encoding sterol desaturase family protein, producing the protein MDECERSADGEIDSVGYSDGGKGPVGISLASVLRAVAYPLLLLAVVLVGASALALRWDPAIVSPLFLVGTLVYLAVLEQLIPYDRSWHPGKDEWRWYGIYFLLTMAGSGLAQLLVTAAVGWISADERGHHLWAEIPGALLAGSLVSYLVHRLGHTSALLWRLHGVHHVPQKVNVANNGVNHVLDIVLAQSLVQLTLALAGFSRSAVLVTGLFVVAQGYFVHANIDVRIGRFNHLLASPEQHRLHHSTDLSEAGHYGSDLSCWDHLFGSFTWHPGREPAAVGLHDPASFPGTGEIVAGFLHPWRRRPEPETPAGPAANT; encoded by the coding sequence ATGGACGAGTGCGAACGGTCCGCCGATGGCGAGATCGATTCGGTTGGATATTCGGACGGCGGGAAGGGCCCGGTCGGAATCTCCCTGGCTTCCGTCCTCCGTGCGGTCGCCTATCCGCTCCTATTGCTGGCCGTCGTCCTTGTCGGCGCGTCAGCATTGGCCCTGCGCTGGGATCCGGCCATCGTGAGCCCGCTTTTCCTCGTCGGAACTCTCGTGTATCTGGCCGTTCTCGAACAACTGATTCCCTATGACCGGAGCTGGCATCCGGGAAAGGACGAGTGGCGCTGGTACGGCATCTACTTCCTGCTCACCATGGCCGGAAGTGGACTGGCGCAACTTCTGGTCACGGCCGCCGTGGGGTGGATCTCGGCCGACGAGCGGGGCCACCACCTCTGGGCCGAGATCCCGGGCGCCCTGCTGGCCGGATCGCTCGTCAGCTACCTGGTGCACCGCCTCGGCCACACCAGCGCCCTCCTGTGGCGGCTGCACGGGGTGCACCACGTCCCGCAGAAGGTCAACGTCGCCAACAACGGCGTCAACCACGTGCTGGACATCGTGCTCGCCCAGAGCCTCGTCCAGCTGACCCTGGCCCTGGCCGGATTCTCCCGCTCGGCCGTGCTGGTGACCGGGCTCTTCGTCGTCGCCCAGGGCTATTTCGTGCACGCCAACATCGACGTCCGCATCGGCCGCTTCAACCATCTGCTGGCCAGCCCCGAACAGCACCGCCTGCACCACAGCACCGACCTGTCCGAAGCCGGTCACTACGGCTCCGACCTCTCGTGCTGGGACCACCTCTTCGGCAGCTTCACCTGGCACCCCGGCCGCGAACCCGCCGCCGTCGGCCTCCACGACCCGGCCTCCTTCCCCGGCACCGGAGAGATCGTCGCCGGCTTCCTGCACCCGTGGCGGCGCCGGCCGGAACCGGAAACCCCGGCCGGACCGGCAGCCAACACCTGA